Within Sorangiineae bacterium MSr11367, the genomic segment GGCGATCATGCGCGGCTCGCCTCCGCCGCCTGCTCGAGGCGGAGCAAGACGACCCCGGGGGTGGCGCCGAAGTCGTGAATTTCGATGCGCACCGCGGAAGTGTAGCGGGCGAAGAAGCGCTCCAGGACGTGCTTCCACACCTCGCCGTATCCGTCGACGCTGGTGAGCACGGTGACCTCGGAGTGGTCGTTCTCGCAAGGCTCGAACAGAATCTCGAGATCGCCCGAGCCGACGACGCCGACGTGCGCACGCACGCCGTCTTTGGGGCTCGCCGCGGGGTACTTGAACGTCAATGTTTCCATGCGGTGCACCGATCCAGAAAAAGTGTGGCCGCGAGCATGTCCGCCGCCCCACCGGGTGAAGCCTGCAACGCCACGAGCTCGGCATCGAGCGCGCGGAGGGCGCGTTGACCTTCGGGCCGCGAGGTGCCTCCGCCGTCGAGCACGCGCCGTGCGCCTGCTTTCGCGGTGTCCAGCGCACGCTGGCCGCCGCGGTGCAGAAGGCATGTGTCATCGATGTGCGCCATGATGGCCATCAGCGCATCGAGCCGCGCATTCGCCTCGGGCATGCCCCGCCCGCGCGCCGCGCCCAAGGCCGGCAGGCCGATTCGAACCGCGTGCGGAAAGCCATCGCGGGCCTCGCCGCGCGCCCCCGCCACGCCGAAGCGCGCGCAGGCCCGGGTGCCGTTGGAGCTGCGATGCGGTGCGAGTCGATCGGGAAAGCGCGCCACCGCGGCGGCCGTGTCGGCAATTCCATTCGCACCCGCCGCGGGTCCGCGCATCGCCGCGCCTGCGACGAGAAGGCCCACGATCCAGATGGCCCCGCGGTGCGAATTGCTTCCGCCCGTCGCGGCGAGCATGGACTCCTCGCCGCACCGCCCGATGTGGGCGAGCCGCTCGCGCAGCCGTTGACTCGGCGCCTGCCCCGAGGCTTCGCGCGCCAGCGCGTCGAACGTCGGACGCAGCGACGCCGCCGAGCGAAGCATGCGCGGCAGATCCAGATCGCGGTGCACGCCGCTGCTTCGCGCATCGACCAGCGCGGGCTTGGGCGTGAGCGTCGCCTCGTCCATCAGTGCCTGCACCGCGAATCGCGCGAGGGGCTCCATCGCTACCAGCTCCGAAAGCGCGCGGGCGGTGCATAGAGCCCGCCCGACCAGGTGACCAAGTCGTCGATGCTGCGCGCGGCGAGCAGCGAGCGCCGCGCATCGCTGCGCCGCACGCCGAGGTCCTCGGGGAAGGCCACCAGGCCCCGTGCCTGCAGCTGCGCGGTGCGCTTCGGATCTGCCCGCAGGCCGACGGCGGTGACACCCGCAATGGCCGAAAGCGCGGCCCGCCGCTCTTCTTGGCTGTCCGATTTGTACAGGTAGGCGATGCCCTCTTCGGTGACCACGTGGCTCACGTCGTCGCCGTAGATCATCACCGGCGCGATGGGCATGCCGCTCTTTTGCCCGAGCTCGACGGCATCCAGCGATTCGACGAAGGCCGGCACGCCGCCCTTGTGGAACGTCTCCGCGAGCTGCACCACCAGCTTGCGCCCGCGCACGATGGGCCCTTCGCCCGTGATCAATTGGAGCCACGCCGGGCTCGCATGCCGACGCCCGCGCGGATCGTGCCCCATGTTCGGCGCGCCGCCGAAGCCCGCGAGGCGGCCGCTCGTCACCGTCGACGAGTTGGCATCGGCATCCATCTGCAACGTGGAGCCGATGAAGAGGTCCACGCCGTATTGCCCGGCGAGCTGGCACAGCACACGGTTCGAGCGCAGGCTGCCGTCGCGCCCCGTGAAGAAGACGTCCGGCCGCGCGCGAACGTACTCCTCCATGCCGACTTCGCTGCCGAAGCAGTGCACGCTCTCCACCCAGCCGCTCTCGATGGCCGGAATGAGCGTCGGGTGCGGATTGAGCGCCCAATGCGTGCAAATGCTCCCGCGCAGCCCCAGCGATTCGCCGTAGGTGGGGAGCAAAAGCTCGATGGCCGCCGTATCGAACCCGATTCCATGGTTGAGCGAGGTGACCTTGTAGCGCTCGTAAATGCCGCGGATGACCATCATGGCCATCAGGATCTGCAGCTCGGTGATGTGCCGTGGATCGCGCGTGAACAAGGGCTCGACGGCGAAGGGCTTGTCGGCCACGACGATGAAGTCGACCCACGAACCGGGAATGTCCACGCGGGGCAGCTTTTCCACGCGCTCGTTGACCTGCGCGATGACGATGCCGTGCCGGAAGGCCGTGGCCTCCACGATGGTGGGCGTATCCTCGGTGTTGGCACCCGTGTACAGGTTGCCCTCGGTATCCGCCATTTCCGCGCACACCAGCGCGACCTGCGGCGTTAGATCGACGAACATGCGCGCGTAGAGCTCCACGTACGTGTGGATGGCTCCGATTTCCAGCTGCCCATCCTCCACCATTTGCGCCAGGCGGAGGCTCTGCGGTCCGGCGTAGGAGAAGTCCACCCGGCGCGCGATGCCCCGCTCGAACAAGGAAAGATGCTCGGGACGGGCGATGCTCGAGATGAGCAGATGCACGTCGTGCACGTGCGACGGGTCGACCTCGGCCAGGGCGCGCGACAGAAAGTCGGCCTGCTTCTGATTGTTCCCCTCCAAGGCCACGCGATCGCCCGGCGCAATCAACGTTTGCAACGTTTCCACGATGCGTTCGCGCGGAATTTCGCCGGCACCCCCGACGGCCGTCAGCCGGCGTTCCTTGTCGGCACGGCGCTTGGCCCACCGGCTCACGGGGCGCTCCGCTCGCGTAAAAAGGCCTCGAGCAGCTCGCCAGTGCTGAGCAGGTGCTTCGTGAGCAGCTCCTGAGCGCGTGCGACATTGCCCTTTCGGCACGCCTTGAAAAGCGCAGCGTGCTCGTCGTCCGATTGCTCCTTGTAGCTGGGCAATCCGAACTTGAGGCGCAAGTAGCGTTCGCCCCGCCGGTGGAGGTTCTCGATCATCTCCATCAAATGGGGGCGCTCGGCAGGGGCATAAAGGCTCATGTGGAAATGCTCGTTGTGGGCGACGTAGCGTGCCTCGGCCCGCTCGCTCGTGGCTTTCTCGAGCAGCGCGGCGGCCGCGGCCAATGTCTCCGGTGTGTGGCGTGGAATGGCCAGGCCGATGGCCAAGCTCTCCAACGCCGCGCGGATCTCGTAAATCTCTTTGGCCTCGTCCGCGCTCATGGGGCTCACTTGAACGCCTTTGTTGGGCGAAAACGTGATCCACCCCTCCGTCTCCAGCCGGCGCAAAGCCTCCCGCACCGGAATGGCGCTGACCTCGAAGTGCTTGGCCAGCGCATCTTGCCGCAAGGGCTCTCCGGGGGCGAGCCGCCCTTCGACGATGGCCCGGCGAAGTTCGTGTGCGATGGTCTGCGGGATGCTTGTGCGTACATCTTTCGCCGCAACGCGTTGAAGGCCGCTGCGTGATTTTTTGTCGTTCGAGGGCGAAACAGGGGACCGGCTCACGTGTACATTATATATAATATTCACTTCGGAGGTGTCGAGATGGACATGCAGGCCCAGGCCTTAAGCGCCGGTCAGAAACGCACGCCGCTCAATCGGTCGCAGATCGTGGGGTTCTGGGGGGCCTGGGGCGGGTGGACGCTCGACGGGATGGACTCGTTCATTTACGCGCTCGTGCTCGCCCCGGCGCTGACCGAGCTCTTGCCCAAATCCGGCTATGCGGCCACATCGGCCAACGTGGGGCTCGCCGGCTCCATCCTCTTTGCGCTCTTTCTCGTGGGCTGGGGCCTCTCGTTCATCTGGGGCCCGCTCGCGGACCGGTTCGGTCGCACCAAGGTGCTCGCGGGCACCATCTTCACCTTTGCCATCTTCACGGGGCTTTCGGCCACCGCGCAATCCGTTTGGGAGCTCGGCTTTTACCGCTTCGTCGCGGGCATCGGCATCGGTGGCGAATGGGCGCTGGCCGGCACCTACGTTGCAGAAGCATGGCCCGAAGATCGGCGCAAAATGGGTGCGGGCTACCTCCAGACCGGCTACTACGCGGGCTTCTTTCTCGCGGCGACGCTCAACTACACCATTGGCGCGCACTTCGGCTGGCGCGCCATGTTTCTCACCGGTGCGGTGCCCGTGGTCATGGCCATCGCCGTGCTCCTTCGCGTGAAGGAGCCGGAGAAATGGAAGGATCGCGAGAAGGCCCCGCGCAAAAGCCCGCTCGCCGAGATTTTCCGCGGCCACTACCGGCGCCGTACACTCGTGAACGCGGCGCTCCTCACCGTCGCCATCATCGGACTTTGGGCAGGCGCGGTCTACGAGCCGGCCGCCGTCACCCAGCTTGCGCTCAAGGCGGGGATGAACAAGGCCGACGCCGCACGCACGGCATCGCTCGCCACCGGCGTGTTGGCCATCGGGACGATCCTGGGCTGCCTTTCCCTGCCGCCCATGGCCGAGCGGATCGGGCGGAAAAAGACCCTCGGCTTCTACTTCATCGGCATGGCCGCGGCCATCGCACTGAGCTTCGGGTGGGCCTTCCACCTCGAGCAGGGGCTCTGGCCCTTCGTGGCGCTGCTGTTCTTGCTCGGCTTCTTTGGCGGCAACTTCGCCCTCTTCAGCCTATGGCTCCCCGAACAATATGGGACCGAGGTGCGCGCGACGGCGTTTGCCTTCTGCACCTCCGTGGGGCGCTTCATCGGCGCCGGTGTCAACTTCGCCCTGGGGGCCATGGTCCTTCACATGGGATCGCTGGGTACGCCCGTGGCGCTCACATCGCTGGCCTTCGTTTTGGGCTTGCTCATCATTCCTTTCGCCCTCGAGACGCACGGAAAGACGCTTCCGAGCTAGCCTCGGCGTGGACGATGCCGCGCAGGCGATCGCGCATCCAGCGCAGGGCCGGTTCGCGGTCGTCTTTGCCGTGCCACACCATGGTCACCGGATACGTTGCCATGGCAACGGGGGGCGCGGCCGTGGCGAGGCCGTAGGTGCGCGCCAGAATGGCCGCGGCCACGTGCGGGACCGTCGCGATGAGCGGCCGGCCCTTCACCAGCGCCGCCATCGATGCGAAGCCGGAAACCGTGGCGACGACGCGCCGCTGCTTTCCTTGCGTGCGCAGCGCCTCGTCGACCAGGCCCACGAGGTCGCCGGTGATGCTGGCCATCACGTGCGGCACCTCGAGGAACCGCTTCATGGTGAGCGGCCGTTCGACGTGGCGCGGATCGAAGATGGAGACGAACCGCTGTGCGTAAAGCTCCTCGGCCACCAGGGCGTGCGCCGGCTTGGGCAAGACGCCGATGGCGATGTTCGCCTCGCCGCGCTCGACCATGCTCGTGCCGGTGTACCAGTTGCTGGCCTGGACCACGACGACGATCCCGGGGGCGTTGCGGCGCACGTCGTCGAGAAGCCGCGGCAGGAGCCAGACATCGAGATCGTCGGCCAGGGCCAGGCGGACCGTGCGCGAGGCGGTTTTCGGATCGAACTCGCTCGCCTCGAACACCGCGCCGTGCACCAGCTCGAGGGCCTGCCGCACCAGCGGCTCGATGGCCACCGCACGCGCCGTGGGCTCGACCCCGGTGGCCACCTTGACGAAAAGGGCATCGTCCAAGAGAAGGCGAAGGCGCCCCAGGGCCATGCTCACCGCAGATTGGCCGACGAAGAGCCGTTTGGCAGCCCGCTTGACGCTTCGCTCGCGAAACACGGCAGCGAACACCACCAGCAAATTGAGATCGACCTGCCGCAGTTTGGCATAATCACGATGGTTGAACATCGTGATCAATCATATCAACTTCCGAGATGATGCGTTCGTACCTAAGTACAGGGCATGAACATCGGAATCCTTGGAGCAACGGGCAACATCGGACAGCGCATTGCCGCGGAGGCCCTTCGGCGCGGACATCGGATCACCGCCATCACCCGGGACGCCTCGAATTTCCGCGACCAGCCGAAGACGACGTGGAAGGTCGCCGACGTGCTCGACGCCGCCAGCATCGGGCGCGTGCTGGAAGATCTCGACGTGCTGGTGAGCACCTTCCAGCCTGGAAACGGCGCGCGCGATCTCGACGATGTGATC encodes:
- a CDS encoding malonate decarboxylase subunit delta, with translation METLTFKYPAASPKDGVRAHVGVVGSGDLEILFEPCENDHSEVTVLTSVDGYGEVWKHVLERFFARYTSAVRIEIHDFGATPGVVLLRLEQAAEASRA
- a CDS encoding triphosphoribosyl-dephospho-CoA synthase, with the protein product MEPLARFAVQALMDEATLTPKPALVDARSSGVHRDLDLPRMLRSAASLRPTFDALAREASGQAPSQRLRERLAHIGRCGEESMLAATGGSNSHRGAIWIVGLLVAGAAMRGPAAGANGIADTAAAVARFPDRLAPHRSSNGTRACARFGVAGARGEARDGFPHAVRIGLPALGAARGRGMPEANARLDALMAIMAHIDDTCLLHRGGQRALDTAKAGARRVLDGGGTSRPEGQRALRALDAELVALQASPGGAADMLAATLFLDRCTAWKH
- the mdcA gene encoding malonate decarboxylase subunit alpha; this encodes MSRWAKRRADKERRLTAVGGAGEIPRERIVETLQTLIAPGDRVALEGNNQKQADFLSRALAEVDPSHVHDVHLLISSIARPEHLSLFERGIARRVDFSYAGPQSLRLAQMVEDGQLEIGAIHTYVELYARMFVDLTPQVALVCAEMADTEGNLYTGANTEDTPTIVEATAFRHGIVIAQVNERVEKLPRVDIPGSWVDFIVVADKPFAVEPLFTRDPRHITELQILMAMMVIRGIYERYKVTSLNHGIGFDTAAIELLLPTYGESLGLRGSICTHWALNPHPTLIPAIESGWVESVHCFGSEVGMEEYVRARPDVFFTGRDGSLRSNRVLCQLAGQYGVDLFIGSTLQMDADANSSTVTSGRLAGFGGAPNMGHDPRGRRHASPAWLQLITGEGPIVRGRKLVVQLAETFHKGGVPAFVESLDAVELGQKSGMPIAPVMIYGDDVSHVVTEEGIAYLYKSDSQEERRAALSAIAGVTAVGLRADPKRTAQLQARGLVAFPEDLGVRRSDARRSLLAARSIDDLVTWSGGLYAPPARFRSW
- a CDS encoding GntR family transcriptional regulator produces the protein MSRSPVSPSNDKKSRSGLQRVAAKDVRTSIPQTIAHELRRAIVEGRLAPGEPLRQDALAKHFEVSAIPVREALRRLETEGWITFSPNKGVQVSPMSADEAKEIYEIRAALESLAIGLAIPRHTPETLAAAAALLEKATSERAEARYVAHNEHFHMSLYAPAERPHLMEMIENLHRRGERYLRLKFGLPSYKEQSDDEHAALFKACRKGNVARAQELLTKHLLSTGELLEAFLRERSAP
- a CDS encoding MFS transporter; the encoded protein is MDMQAQALSAGQKRTPLNRSQIVGFWGAWGGWTLDGMDSFIYALVLAPALTELLPKSGYAATSANVGLAGSILFALFLVGWGLSFIWGPLADRFGRTKVLAGTIFTFAIFTGLSATAQSVWELGFYRFVAGIGIGGEWALAGTYVAEAWPEDRRKMGAGYLQTGYYAGFFLAATLNYTIGAHFGWRAMFLTGAVPVVMAIAVLLRVKEPEKWKDREKAPRKSPLAEIFRGHYRRRTLVNAALLTVAIIGLWAGAVYEPAAVTQLALKAGMNKADAARTASLATGVLAIGTILGCLSLPPMAERIGRKKTLGFYFIGMAAAIALSFGWAFHLEQGLWPFVALLFLLGFFGGNFALFSLWLPEQYGTEVRATAFAFCTSVGRFIGAGVNFALGAMVLHMGSLGTPVALTSLAFVLGLLIIPFALETHGKTLPS
- a CDS encoding LysR family transcriptional regulator, giving the protein MFNHRDYAKLRQVDLNLLVVFAAVFRERSVKRAAKRLFVGQSAVSMALGRLRLLLDDALFVKVATGVEPTARAVAIEPLVRQALELVHGAVFEASEFDPKTASRTVRLALADDLDVWLLPRLLDDVRRNAPGIVVVVQASNWYTGTSMVERGEANIAIGVLPKPAHALVAEELYAQRFVSIFDPRHVERPLTMKRFLEVPHVMASITGDLVGLVDEALRTQGKQRRVVATVSGFASMAALVKGRPLIATVPHVAAAILARTYGLATAAPPVAMATYPVTMVWHGKDDREPALRWMRDRLRGIVHAEASSEASFRASRGRKE